In the Nitrospirota bacterium genome, one interval contains:
- a CDS encoding riboflavin synthase: MFTGLVEALGNITSIEKASNGMRLSMKPSTDMDVSIGDSIAVNGVCLTATTDKKDIIFDVSPETMQSTNLGGLKVNQKVNLERALRLSDRLGGHMVTGHVDAAGKIREKRREGEYTFYTFEAPPEILRYIVKKGSVAIDGISLTVTGLDSRSFSVAIIPHTLTATNIGGKDKGDTVNIEIDIIGKYVEKFLLNADNKKDFGELLREKGFTG; this comes from the coding sequence ATGTTTACCGGACTTGTTGAAGCATTGGGCAATATTACATCCATTGAGAAGGCCTCGAACGGCATGAGGCTCTCCATGAAGCCGTCAACTGACATGGATGTCAGCATAGGCGACAGCATAGCGGTCAACGGCGTATGCCTTACCGCTACGACCGATAAAAAAGATATCATCTTTGATGTATCTCCCGAGACGATGCAAAGCACAAATCTCGGCGGGCTGAAGGTAAATCAGAAGGTCAACCTTGAACGCGCGCTCAGGCTCTCAGACCGTTTGGGAGGGCATATGGTTACAGGACATGTCGACGCTGCCGGGAAGATCAGGGAGAAGAGGCGGGAGGGAGAGTATACGTTCTATACTTTTGAAGCGCCTCCTGAAATATTAAGGTACATCGTAAAGAAAGGCTCAGTCGCGATAGACGGTATAAGCCTTACCGTGACCGGGCTTGACAGCAGGTCTTTCAGTGTGGCGATAATCCCACATACGCTTACCGCCACGAACATAGGCGGCAAAGATAAAGGTGATACGGTCAATATAGAGATAGACATTATAGGCAAGTATGTTGAAAAGTTCCTCCTAAATGCTGACAATAAGAAGGACTTTGGCGAACTGCTCAGAGAAAAAGGGTTCACAGGCTGA